Proteins encoded by one window of Aspergillus puulaauensis MK2 DNA, chromosome 4, nearly complete sequence:
- a CDS encoding allantoate permease family MFS transporter (COG:G;~EggNog:ENOG410PI9I;~InterPro:IPR020846,IPR011701,IPR036259;~PFAM:PF07690;~TransMembrane:10 (i132-151o157-179i191-213o228-248i290-312o332-352i364-383o389-409i421-442o454-474i);~go_function: GO:0022857 - transmembrane transporter activity [Evidence IEA];~go_process: GO:0055085 - transmembrane transport [Evidence IEA]) produces the protein MSNAVNTEYAPPANVDQLEQAEQKIEKHGHDVDEAMKAFEALQGETIELDEATNRRLLRTVDWHIMPIMCFVYGMNYLDKTALSYASVMGLEEDLSLHGNQYQWLGSLFYIGYLAWEYPTSRLLQWLPLGKYSAACIMIWGLVLACFAAVVNYPGAVAIRLFLGIFEAAVTPGFTLLTSQWYTKYEQYSRVNIWFSFNGVGQIVGGLVAYGIAAGSEKNGSAIAPWKVLFLVTGVLTIILGLVFLFIVPDSQLNAWWLKKEDRALAVARVRVNQQGIGNKHFKLYQVKEALLDPMTWAFFLYALISDIPNGGLTNFFSQLIRNFGFTSQQSLLYGVPGGAVEVISLLASGYVGHITRECLMSSLGGQVAAIVGMVLIVALPLSDNTGRLIGYYMTQANATGFVALLFLISSNVAGYTKKTTVAALYLIGYCTGNIIGPQIFLPKDAPRYVPAEITIIVCWAVCCLILVAIRFWYRRENKRKAVLRADPGYVRLENQEWLDLTDRENLDFVYSL, from the exons ATGTCAAACGCCGTGAACACCGAATATGCCCCTCCAGCAAATGTAGATCAACTGGAGCAGGCAGAGCAAAAGATAGAAAAACACGGACACGATGTGGACGAAGCCATGAAGGCCTTCGAGGCCCTCCAAGGAGAAACGATCGAGCTCGATGAAGCGACAAACCGCCGCCTACTGCGTACAGTTGACTGGCATATCATGCCCATCATGTGCTTCGTCTACGGCATGAATTATCTCGACA AGACGGCCCTGTCTTACGCGAGTGTTATGGGCCTTGAAGAGGACTTGAGTCTCCACGGAAACCAGTATCAATGGCTAGGAAGCTTGTTCTATATTG GCTATCTCGCATGGGAGTATCCAACAAGCCGCCTGCTGCAGTGGCTGCCATTAGGCAAATACTCGGCCGCCTGCATCATGATCTGGGGCCTGGTTCTCGCATGCTTCGCGGCCGTGGTGAACTACCCTGGCGCAGTTGCCATTCGTCTTTTTCTGGGGATATTCGAGGCGGCTGTTACACCAGGCTTTACGCTATTGACTTCTCAG TGGTACACAAAATACGAGCAATACAGCCGCGTGAACATCTGGTTCAGTTTCAACGGAGTCGGCCAGATAGTCGGAGGCCTAGTTGCGTATGGAATCGCAGCAGGCAGCGAGAAGAACGGATCGGCCATCGCGCCATGGAAAGTCCTGTTCCTGGTCACCGGTGTACTAACAATCATCCTAGGTCTGGTGTTTCTGTTTATCGTGCCCGATAGCCAGTTAAACGCCTGGTGGTTGAAAAAAGAGGACCGGGCTCTGGCTGTCGCCCGCGTGCGCGTTAACCAACAGGGCATCGGCAACAAGCACTTCAAACTATATCAGGTCAAGGAGGCGCTCCTAGATCCGATGACTTGGGCTTTCTTTCTCTACGCCCTTATATCGGATATCCCTAATGGCGGCCTGACCAATTTCTTCAGCCAGCTT ATCCGGAACTTCGGCTTCACCTCCCAGCAAAGCCTCCTCTACGGCGTCCCCGGCGGCGCAGTGGAAGTCATATCGCTCCTGGCAAGCGGCTACGTCGGACACATCACCCGCGAGTGTCTCATGAGCAGTCTCGGCGGCCAGGTTGCAGCGATCGTGGGAATGGTTCTGATCGTTGCACTGCCCTTGTCAGACAATACCGGCCGGCTGATCGGGTACTACATGACGCAGGCGAACGCCACGGGGTTTGTGgcgctgctgttcctgatttCGTCCAATGTGGCCGGGTACACGAAGAAAACAACTGTTGCGGCGCTGTACTTGATTGGATATTGTACTGGAAATATCATCG GCCCTCAGATATTCCTCCCCAAAGACGCACCGCGCTACGTTCCTGCCGAGATCACGATTATCGTTTGCTGGGCCGTATGCTGTTTGATCCTTGTAGCTATACGGTTCTGGTACCGCAGGGAGAATAAGCGCAAGGCGGTGCTTCGTGCGGATCCTGGCTATGTGAGGCTGGAGAATCAAGA GTGGCTTGATCTGACAGACCGGGAGAACCTCGATTTTGTTTACTCTCTGTGA
- a CDS encoding amidase family protein (COG:J;~EggNog:ENOG410PGSJ;~InterPro:IPR023631,IPR036928;~PFAM:PF01425;~SECRETED:SignalP(1-21)) codes for MTRGFLARATALLAAVTPLVASDNSSSNQDADALAMSQVLTDPYTYDFPHVDANGADLFPMRPCKGHQLLEASIDDLQQLLSAGKLTTVDLLQCYLERIHQTDSYLNAIIQHNPDAYKIARSLDQERASGRVRGPLHGIPFVVKDNIATKDRMETTAGSWALLGSVVPRDSFVVNHLRKAGALLLGKAALSEWASMRSNDYSEGYSVRGGQCRSAYNLTVNPGGSSSGPGVAVGANLVPFAVGTETDGSVINPAQRNAIVGIKPTVGLTSRDGVIPESLNQDTVGCFGKTVRDAVYVLDAIYGVDPRDNATFAQIGKTPSGGYTQFLANKTALQGARFGLPWESFWALGDSDQIAQLVELVQLLEDAGATIVNGTELPHYKTIVSPDGWNWDYGSTRGFPNESEYTYVKVDFYNNIKAYLAELDNTDIRSLEDIVQYNKDNSGSEGGYPSVHPAFASGQDGLEASLASKGIMNETYYQALEFCRRTTREEGIDVALKLGNNTALDGLLVPPDVAQSIQIAAQAGYPAVTVPAGTGQESGMPYGLAILNTAFSEAALVKWASAIEDLQKSSGTQWQRSLPEWRGYLVRNLPVPL; via the exons ATGACAAGGGGTTTCCTCGCGCGGGCGACGGCATTGCTCGCTGCTGTTACTCCCCTCGTGGCCAGCGACAATAGTAGCAGCAATCAAGATGCCGATGCCTTGGCCATGTCGCAAGTTCTGACGGACCCCTATACCTATGACTTTCCTCATGTCGACGCTAATGGCGCGGACTTGTTTCCCATGCGCCCTTGCAAGGGGCACCAGCTGTTGGAAGCCAGCATCGATGACCTCCAGCAGTTGCTCTCTGCTGGCAAACTCACCACTGTCGACCTGCTGCAGTGCTATCTGGAGCGCATCCACCAGACCGACTCGTATTTGAA TGCCATCATCCAACACAACCCCGATGCCTACAAGATTGCTAGGTCTCTAGACCAGGAACGTGCCAGCGGCAGAGTCCGCGGTCCTCTTCATGGGATTCCCTTCGTTGTCAAGGATAACATCGCAACCAAGGACCGCATGGAGACGACCGCCGGCAGCTGGGCTCTCTTGGGATCAGTGGTCCCCCGCGACTCTTTCGTTGTGAATCATCTGCGCAAGGCCGGCGCTCTGCTTCTGGGCAAAGCTGCTCTGAGCGAATGGGCCAGCATGCGCTCCAACGACTACTCCGAGGGCTACTCGGTTCGTGGAGGCCAGTGCCGTAGCGCTTACAACCTCACAGTAAACCCCGGAGGCAGCAGCTCGGGGCCTGGTGTCGCCGTTGGAGCAAACCTTGTTCCCTTCGCCGTGGGAACCGAAACTGATGGCAGCGTCATCAACCCTGCGCAGCGCAACGCCATCGTTGGAATCAAGCCTACTGTCGGGCTGACCTCTCGCGACGGCGTCATCCCCGAGTCTCTCAACCAGGACACCGTCGGTTGCTTCGGCAAGACAGTGCGCGATGCAGTCTACGTCCTAGACGCCATCTATGGCGTTGACCCGCGTGACAATGCGACATTTGCACAAATCGGCAAGACTCCCAGTGGTGGTTACACCCAGTTCCTTGCCAACAAGACCGCCCTCCAAGGCGCTAGATTCGGTCTACCCTGGGAATCATTCTGGGCTTTAGGCGACAGCGACCAAATCGCGCAGCTGGTCGAACTGGTTCAACTGCTCGAGGATGCCGGTGCAACCATTGTCAATGGCACAGAACTCCCCCATTACAAGACCATCGTCTCCCCCGACGGCTGGAACTGGGACTACGGCTCTACTCGGGGCTTCCCCAACGAGTCCGAGTACACCTATGTCAAGGTAGACTtctacaacaacatcaaggccTACCTCGCTGAGCTCGACAACACAGACATCCGCTCCCTCGAAGACATCGTCCAGTACAACAAGGACAACTCCGGCTCCGAAGGCGGATACCCGTCCGTCCATCCAGCCTTCGCGTCTGGACAGGACGGGCTCGAAGCCTCCCTCGCAAGCAAGGGTATCATGAATGAAACATATTACCAGGCCTTGGAGTTCTGCCGCCGCACAACACGCGAGGAGGGCATCGATGTCGCACTTAAGCTGGGCAACAATACTGCCCTGGATGGACTCTTGGTCCCTCCCGATGTGGCGCAAAGTATCCAGATTGCGGCACAGGCGGGATACCCTGCGGTTACTGTGCCGGCGGGGACGGGTCAGGAGTCGGGGATGCCGTATGGGCTGGCGATTCTCAATACTGCGTTCTCCGAGGCTGCGCTGGTGAAATGGGCCAGTGCAATTGAAGACTTGCAGAAGAGTTCGGGCACGCAGTGGCAGAGGAGTTTACCTGAGTGGAGGGGGTATTTGGTTCGCAATTTGCCTGTTCCCCTTTGA
- a CDS encoding uncharacterized protein (COG:S;~EggNog:ENOG410PMJW;~TransMembrane:7 (o34-55i67-88o119-137i149-178o198-221i233-255o267-292i)), whose translation MVSIPADIRAADAAGQIPSGISLEYLAETYDKQVIIGIIVLVVVSFVVLALRCFARAVLLKRTGIDDLLMVLAMMIYIPIAALCIVLVNMGSGRHFEYIQYVLPRDTVRRTEVLDFACHILYANALLFARFSGLAFYHRVAVPSSKLYYAINGAFVFLVACYLPQLFLLIFHCIPVTGLWPYEWQDEYNAYRCLSWGLVYSVISALSLVCDFVMFTIPAIMIKGLRISLRKKLQLSCVLLPGILVVAISTTRLYLVIVGQWSDDGSWAYNAMLAVENAEIAGTLIALSVPALKPLFVNLFSRLAFLKSLTWNRLSHISPGAKSSPDGAAEYHKSTPNASRCLLDAGAVV comes from the exons ATGGTGTCTATCCCGGCCGATATACGGGCGGCTGATGCTGCTGGCCAGATTCCAAGTGGAATCAGCCTGGAGTACCTTGCTGAGACCTACGACAAGCAGGTTATTATAGGAATTATCGTGCTGGTTGTTGTGAGTTTCGTGGTGTTGGCTCTGCGATGCTTTGCTCGTGCCGTCCTGTTGAAGCGCACTGGAATCGATGACCTATTGATGGTATTGGCGATG ATGATTTATATTCCCATCGCCGCGTTGTGCATTGTCTTGGTCAATATGGGCAGTGGCCGTCATTTCGAGTATATCCAATATGTCCTCCCCAGGGACACAGTGCGCAGGACAGAAGTGCTGGATTTCGCCTGCCACATTCTCTACGCCAACGCTCTTCTCTTTGCGCGGTTCTCGGGTCTCGCCTTCTACCATCGTGTGGCCgtccccagcagcaagctcTACTATGCCATCAACGGCGCCTTCGTATTTCTCGTCGCCTGCTACCTCCCTCAGCTCTTCCTGCTGATTTTCCACTGCATCCCCGTCACCGGTCTTTGGCCGTACGAATGGCAAGACGAGTATAACGCCTACAGATGCCTTAGCTGGGGCCTCGTCTACTCCGTCATCTCTGCGCTCTCCCTCGTCTGCGACTTCGTCATGTTCACCATCCCAGCCATCATGATCAAGGGCCTCCGGATCTCCCTGCGCAAGAAACTCCAGCTCTCCTGCGTTCTACTCCCCGGCATCCTAGTCGTCGCTATCTCCACGACCCGCCTCTACCTAGTCATCGTCGGCCAATGGTCAGACGATGGATCCTGGGCTTACAATGCCATGCTTGCCGTCGAGAACGCCGAGATCGCAGGAACCCTCATTGCGCTCTCGGTGCCGGCGCTGAAACCACTCTTCGTCAATCTGTTCTCGCGTCTGGCTTTTCTTAAGTCGTTGACCTGGAACCGCTTGTCGCATATTTCTCCCGGTGCGAAATCGTCTCCAGATGGCGCCGCCGAGTACCACAAGTCTACGCCGAACGCTTCGCGCTGTCTGTTGGATGCGGGAGCTGTAGTCTGA
- a CDS encoding uncharacterized protein (COG:S;~EggNog:ENOG410PGEQ;~InterPro:IPR011701,IPR036259;~PFAM:PF07690,PF05978;~TransMembrane:12 (i27-47o67-85i92-112o118-140i152-170o190-207i243-261o281-298i310-331o351-374i386-407o413-437i);~go_function: GO:0022857 - transmembrane transporter activity [Evidence IEA];~go_process: GO:0055085 - transmembrane transport [Evidence IEA]) gives MGNIMTNTVPQGHKIGRFTVPAYRTPLMQVIMIAMVCFLVVGMFNALASLGGAGQLTADLSNKANTILYAVFAAMALVSGSLYNYFGPRITLAAGGVGYALYSASFWCYNHTSNEGFVLFSGAACGVSAAFLWTAEGAMLMSYPKEDQKGRYISLFWTIWSMGAVVGSIIPTAQNWSNNSAGRVNDGTYIAIFVLMLGGSVLALCLVHPNKIVRDDGTKVYVARHASLGTELKNVVRAVQVEPWILLFFPYSFAGLWYIVYQSNDYNAYFFNVRTRSFNSVWYNVGQMLAAGLLGLLLDIKCFKRRTRAFVGWAIMFIGANAVLVAGIFPLQESSRDHPVSKVLDVTETKAAPYIALYFFYGCLDGAWQCYAYWIMGTLSNDPLVLSMYGAFYKVFGAAGSAIVASLDYRRTSYVAMFGSYWGLTAGSLIVLLPLVVKRVTNTSMKVETVEPVKVVENRDEDVEMR, from the exons ATGGGAAACATAATGACAAACACCGTTCCCCAAGGCCATAAGATAGGCCGCTTTACCGTACCGGCGTATCGAACACCTCTTATGCAAGTCATTATGATTGCCATGGTTTGCttcttggtggttg GCATGTTCAATGCCCTAGCCTCCCTCGGAGGTGCAGGCCAACTAACGGCAGATCTGTCAAACAAGGCAAATACAATCCTGTATGCCGTTTTTGCTGCCATGGCCCTGGTATCGGGCTCGCTGTACAACTACTTTGGCCCTAGGATAACTCTGGCAGCTGGTGGTGTAGGATATGCCTTGTATTCTGCTTCATTCTGGTGCTATAACCACACGTCAAACGAAGGGTTCGTCCTATTTTCAGGGGCCGCGTGTGGAGTATCAGCAGCTTTTCTTTG GACAGCAGAAGGGGCAATGCTGATGTCGTACCCCAAAGAGGACCAAAAGGGTCGCTATATCAGTCTCTTCTGGACCATCTGGAGCATGGGCGCCGTCGTGGGCAGTATCATCCCCACAGCCCAGAACTGGTCGAACAATTCCGCCGGCCGCGTCAACGACGGCACATACATTGCGATATTTGTCCTGATGCTCGGCGGCTCGGTCCTCGCTCTGTGTCTCGTCCACCCTAACAAGATCGTCCGGGATGACGGGACGAAGGTCTACGTAGCCCGTCATGCGTCGCTGGGTACCGAGTTGAAGAACGTGGTTAGGGCTGTCCAGGTGGAGCCGTGGattctgctcttcttcccttaCTCCTTTGCTGGGCTCTGGTATATTGTGTACCAGAGTAATGACTACAATGCGTATTTCTTTAATGTGCGTACGAGATCGTTTAACTCGGTCTGGTATAATGTTGGGCAGATGCTCGCTGCGGGTTTGTTGGGCTTGCTCCTTGATATTAAATGCTTCAAGAGGCGAACCAGGGCTTTCGTG GGCTGGGCCATTATGTTTATCGGTGCCAACGCCGTTCTAGTCGCCGGTATCTTCCCATTACAAGAGTCCAGCCGAGACCACCCAGTCAGCAAAGTCCTCGACGTCACGGAGACCAAAGCAGCTCCTTACATCGCGCTATATTTCTTCTACGGCTGTCTCGATGGAGCATG GCAATGCTATGCCTACTGGATCATGGGAACTCTATCCAACGACCCCCTCGTCCTGAGCATGTACGGCGCCTTCTACAAGGTCTTCGGCGCGGCAGGGAGTGCCATCGTTGCCAGCCTAGACTACCGCCGGACCTCGTATGTCGCCATGTTCGGGTCATACTGGGGTCTCACAGCGGGATCTCTCATTGTGCTGCTCCCTTTGGTTGTGAAGCGCGTTACTAACACCAGCATGAAGGTGGAGACTGTAGAGCCAGTTAAAGTGGTCGAGAACCGGGATGAAGATGTCGAGATGAGATAG
- the TIM22 gene encoding translocation channel protein TIM22 (COG:U;~EggNog:ENOG410PQDK;~InterPro:IPR039175;~PFAM:PF02466;~go_component: GO:0042721 - TIM22 mitochondrial import inner membrane insertion complex [Evidence IEA];~go_process: GO:0045039 - protein insertion into mitochondrial inner membrane [Evidence IEA]): MNFPGTGGSSAAGMTGFGGLGGGNTAGMNEQEQAMVKMMQNAMESCPLKTVISGTMGFGLGGVFGLFMASMSYDSSFTPQGKAISDLPWRQQVRTGFKDMGSRSWSSAKNFGIVGALYSGTECCIEGLRAKNDLTNSVSAGCITGGILGAKAGPQAAAFGCAGFAAFSAAIDAYMRMPESDD; encoded by the exons ATGAACTTCCCCGGGACGGGCGGGTCCTCTGCCGCAGGCATGACCGGCTTCGGTGGTTTAGGAGGCGGCAATACAGCCGGAATGAacgagcaggagcaggctATGGTTAAGATG ATGCAAAACGCGATGGAATCATGTCCCCTCAAAACCGTCATCTCCGGAACAATGGGTTTCGGTCTCGGTGGTGTTTTCGGTTTGTTCATGGCTAGT ATGTCCTACGactcctccttcaccccgCAAGGCAAAGCCATCTCCGATCTCCCCTGGCGGCAACAGGTCCGCACCGGCTTCAAGGACATGGGATCGCGCTCGTGGTCGTCGGCCAAGAACTTCGGCATTGTCGGCGCGCTCTACTCCGGAACAGAGTGCTGCATCGAGGGGCTCCGCGCGAAGAACGATCTCACGAACAGTGTGTCGGCTGGATGCATCACCGGTGGAATCCTGGGAGCCAAGGCTGGCCCGCAGGCTGCGGCCTTTGGATGCGCGGGTTTCGCGGCGTTCTCTGCGGCTATTGATGCTTACATGCGCATGCCCGAGTCTGATGATTAA
- a CDS encoding uncharacterized protein (COG:S;~EggNog:ENOG410PSZ5), whose protein sequence is MSQPGGCGQASQEAKDIMKSLRKDPTGMGFTHLATDGVLRALDGDRNVVDYRRLSPEEIKLAFEIYPPAFRAQLEDKFIGVDGRNVTDAQCLHPDASLLPPETDSEGQNVSRADDA, encoded by the exons ATG AGCCAACCCGGTGGATGCGGGCAAGCCAgccaagaagcaaaagatATCATGAAGTCCCTTCGAAAAGATCCAACCGGAATGGGATTCACCCACCTCGCCACCGACGGCGTGCTGCGCGCCCTCGACGGGGACCGGAATGTTGTTGACTATAGGAGATTGAGCCCCGAGGAAATAAAGCTCGCTTTTGAGATATACCCTCCCGCGTTTCGCGCACAGCTCGAGGACAAGTTTATTGGGGTTGATGGGCGCAATGTTACGGATGCGCAGTGCCTTCACCCGGATGCGAGCCTTCTGCCGCCGGAGACGGACTCGGAGGGCCAGAACGTGTCGCGTGCCGATGATGCTTAG
- a CDS encoding aromatic alcohol reductase (COG:S;~EggNog:ENOG410PGF6;~InterPro:IPR036291,IPR008030;~PFAM:PF13460,PF05368,PF03435), producing the protein MAQKYAKDQPSGFTNRIERVAIVGASGSVGKPIAQELLKTGQHTVTALTRTDSTSVLPDGVNVVRVNYDDEGSLVSALKGQQFLIITLSVTAARDTQSKFIQAAARAGVPYVMPNSYGWDVQNEAFETDIPLTGGLFKKARTEIEAAGVSSWVTLVCGFWYEFSLVNGEQWFGFDFKEKKVTFFDNGETKINVSTWEQCGRAVARLLSLKELPDDENDKEPALSNWRNKSVYIDSFEVSQRDMYESWKRITGDTDEDWTRATEPVTERYARGLELLEKGDHSGLALAMYSRVFYPNGDGNHGQKHGLVNDQLGLPKEDLDARTVVAKDLLDRGYSYFGNRL; encoded by the exons ATGGCCCAAAAATACGCCAAGGACCAGCCATCTGGCTTCACCAACCGCATTGAGCGCGTGGCTATTGTTGGC GCCAGTGGCTCCGTCGGCAAGCCCATTGCTCAGGAACTGCTCAAGACCGGACAACATACCGTTACCGCGTTGACCAGGACGGACAGCACCAGTGTCCTCCCCGACGGTGTCAACGTCGTGCGTGTGAACTACGACGATGAAGGCTCTCTCGTATCAGCCCTAAAGGGCCAGCaattcctcatcatcacgcTGTCTGTCACTGCCGCCCGCGACACACAGTCGAAGTTTATTCAGGCCGCTGCGCGCGCTGGCGTCCCCTACGTTATGCCCAATTCATACGGCTGGGACGTTCAGAATGAAGCATTTGAAACGGATATCCCCCTTACTGGAGGTCTATTCAAGAAGGCTCGCACTGAGATTGAAGCCGCCGGGGTGTCGTCGTGGGTTACACTTGTCTGTGGCTTTTGGTACGAGTTTAGTCTTGTGAATGGGGAGCAGTGGTTTGGGTTTGACTttaaggagaagaaggtcacGTTTTTTGATAATGGAGAGACGAAGATCAATGTCAGTACGTGGGAGCAGTGTGGGCGTGCGGTTGCGCGGCTCCTCAGCTTGAAGGAGTTGCCCGAcgacgagaacgacaaggAGCCGGCGTTGAGTAACTGGCGAAACAAGTCGGTTTATATTGATAGTTTTGAAGTGAGCCAGCGTGACATGTACGAGAGCTGGAAGCGGATTACTGGCGATACTGACGAGGACTGGACTCGTGCGACTGAACCTGTGACTGAGCGATATGCGAGAGGGCTCGAGCTCTTGGAGAAGGGGGACCACTCAGGCCTGGCGTTGGCTATGTATTCGCGAGTTTTTTATCCcaatggagatggaaaccATGGACAGAAGCATGGGCTTGTCAATGACCAGCTTGGTCTTCCCAAAGAGGACCTGGATGCGCGGACTGTGGTTGCGAAGGATTTGTTAGACCGGGGTTATTCTTACTTTGGGAACCGTCTTTGA
- a CDS encoding alpha/beta hydrolase (COG:S;~EggNog:ENOG410PJ72;~InterPro:IPR000073,IPR029058;~PFAM:PF12697;~SECRETED:SignalP(1-19)) has protein sequence MMAPFVLAGLLALAGASNALPSSSLPSQLSSPSPSSPSSSATPHHRDGACTNFDLSISVSANNSIYDIARVNNDIDVIDFVWDVERWTAPESRIDALYLVEDTFTINAQLCVPKNTGKILQIASHGFGFEKTYWDCEIQPSQYSYVDAALKAGYSMLTYDRLGVGKSSKPDGHNVVQGPVEVEILKEITVLAREGKLAQFIASDEKLFVPDFEKIVLVGHSMGSAFTIGALAEYGDIADGAVATGMIPQGKLALTGQSAYGLVYAASNDPVRFGDRGSGYLVQGAQTDANKLFFKKGFFEPELLAYGTEIKQTGTVGEFMSMGATLMKPAPGYTGPILFALAEFDLPACAGDCTGSYDLGAIKSESFPGASDVSVHIQPGSGHGLNMHTNATGHFEAIFSYLKGQGL, from the exons ATGATGGCCCCATTCGTCCTTGCAGGTCTTCTTGCCCTAGCAGGAGCATCCAACGCATTACCATCGTCCTCATTGCCGTCGCAAttatcctcgccatctccttcctctccctcttcatcggcTACGCCCCACCATCGAGACGGGGCATGTACCAACTTCGACCTATCCATATCCGTATCCGCCAACAACTCCATCTACGATATCGCCCGAGTCAACAACGACATCGATGTAATCGACTTTGTCTGGGACGTCGAGCGCTGGACGGCGCCCGAAAGCCGCATTGACGCACTGTACCTTGTCGAGGATACCTTCACTATCAACGCACAGCTCTGTGTGCCCAAGAATACGGGGAAGATTCTGCAGATCGCATCCCACGGGTTTGGTTTTGAGAAGAC GTACTGGGATTGCGAGATCCAGCCATCTCAATACTCCTACGTCGACGCAGCCCTAAAGGCCGGATACTCAATGCTAACATATGACCGCCTGGGCGTCGGCAAATCCTCCAAGCCGGATGGTCACAACGTGGTCCAGGGACCCGTGGAAGTCGAGATCCTGAAGGAGATTACGGTGCTCGCACGCGAGGGTAAACTGGCGCAGTTCATTGCCAGCGATGAGAAGCTTTTCGTGCCCGATTTCGAGAAAATCGTGCTTGTCGGCCACTCGATGGGCTCGGCGTTCACGATCGGTGCTCTGGCTGAGTATGGGGATATTGCAGACGGTGCTGTTGCGACGGGGATGATCCCACAAGGGAAACTCGCACTGACGGGGCAGAGTGCTTATGGGCTTGTGTATGCTGCGAGCAATGACCCTGTCCGGTTTGGGGACCGCGGAAGTGGATATCTGGTCCAGGGTGCGCAAACGGACGCGAACAAGCTTTTCTTCAAAAAGGGGTTCTTTGAGCCTGAGTTGCTTGCGTATGGGACTGAGATAAAGCAGACGGGCACGGTGGGTGAGTTTATGAGTATGGGTGCGACATTAATGAAGCCTGCTCCGGGCTATACAGGGCCGATTTTG TTTGCTCTGGCCGAGTTTGACCTTCCGGCCTGTGCTGGGGATTGCACCGGCTCGTATGATTTGGGTGCGATCAAGTCCGAGTCGTTTCCTGGCGCGTCTGACGTGAGTGTGCATATCCAGCCTGGGAGTGGGCACGGTTTGAATATGCACACGAATGCGACTGGCCATTTTGAGGCCATCTTTTCCTACTTGAAGGGACAGGGTTTGTAG